One segment of Rosa chinensis cultivar Old Blush chromosome 6, RchiOBHm-V2, whole genome shotgun sequence DNA contains the following:
- the LOC112173541 gene encoding uncharacterized protein LOC112173541, which translates to MTNQLESLVESIKSKVRALKKSKKPYIKMDKSSSVKVEIRSKKARKLIDKTLKLADRPGKRSVS; encoded by the coding sequence ATGACGAACCAGTTGGAGAGCTTGGTGGAGTCGATCAAGTCGAAGGTGAGAGCTCTGAAGAAGTCAAAGAAGCCCTACATAAAGATGGACAAGAGCTCCAGCGTCAAGGTCGAGATCCGGAGCAAAAAGGCTCGCAAGCTCATTGACAAGACCCTCAAGCTTGCTGATCGTCCCGGAAAGCGTTCTGTTTCTTGA